The segment ACACCTAGCGATTTTCAGAGAATCCCTCGACAAACAAACAGTTGAGGTTCCAACGGATCATCCGATCCACGTTTTTATGGAAGAGCACAAAATAATTCTCCAGCACCTAGAAGAACTTAAGAACATCATTCAAAAAGTCAGCGCTGCGGAGAGTTTTGAGGAAGTTAACGAGGAAATGCACAAGTTGAAACACACTGCTGACCACCTCATGGAAGTGGAAAAACACAACGTAAGAGAAGAGAACGTTCTCTTTCCTTACCTTCAAAAACATGGCATAACTGAGCCACCGGCAATAATGTGGGCTGAACACAACGAGTTGAAGGAGAAGAAGAAGCACCTTCTCGAATTAGTGAGAGTCCGTGACACACTTAGTTTTCAAGACTTCAAAAAACAATTGGCAGACACTGGAAGCTACATCACCGACGAACTATCAAATCACATCTACAAGGAAAACCATATTCTTTACCCCGCTGCTCAGCGAACAATAAAGGCTGAAGAGTGGAAAGATATAAGAGAGCAATGTGATGAACTTGGTTACTGTTGTTTTACGCCAAAATACGAGAAGGTTGGTGAAGAAGAAGTGAAAAGAGAAGAGTTAAAGTCGGCATTAGAAAAAGGAGCCATAGATTTTGAAACTGGAAGCTTGACAAAAGAGGAGATAGAAGCGGTGCTTAACGTCTTACCCGTAGACATAAGTTTTGTAGATGCAGAGGACACAGTTCGTTACTTCAATAAAGCTGAAGGTCGCGTTTTCCCCCGAACAAGAGCAGTAATTGGCCGCAAGGTTCAACAGTGCCACCCTCCGAAAAGCGTCCATATAGTCAGCCAAGTACTGGACGACCTAAAGAAAGGTAGAAAAAAATCGGCGGACTTCTGGATAGAATTGAATCAGAGAAAAATCTACATACGATATTTTCCTGTGCGAAACCAAAATGGCGAATATGTGGGATGCGTCGAAGTAACTCAAGACATTACGGATATTCAAAACATTAAAGGTGAAAGAAGACTGTTAAACGAAACACAGTCCAAGTAATGTGTTATGCATAAATTACTCGTCATACTTCGACTCATTGCCAAACTTTATCAAGTCCCCAATTCACAGTTCGTTTCCATCAAGGTCTGCTAAAACTGCATACAGAAACGGAGAAAAATATGTGAAAAAGTGTATTTCAGTTGAGGAGTGGAGATATCTCTCACATTCTTCCATTTTTTCTTTCATCAGAAAGGACATGATTCCGAGACCAAAAAAAATGACCGCTGTTCCAATGCAGATTAAGTAAATAACCATTATTTCAGTTTTGCTCAGCAATAGAAGTTGATGACATCATTGTAGAGGGATATCCATCAGATGAAAACTGAAGTCCATGTGCATAAAGAGTTTCGAGCTCGAATATGTCACCTTCTCCATTCCACCCATGATTGCTTAGAGTCTGCTTCAATTGTTCTATTTGATTCTGACGGACACTCACCAAAACGCATGCATGCATGAAGAAGCGAGGTAACTTGTAGAAGTTGGCTTTGAATACGTGTGCGGTATTGATGACTGCAAACTCTTTAGAAAACGAAAGTAGCTGGAAATGTTCAAAAGACTACAGCAAAGTATATTTGTGGCTACCGTGCTTGAGACGTGAAATAGACTAGGAGAATCAACTATTGCCTGTAACTGATTTGCAGAAGAAAGCTATTGCTCAACGTCATAGGCTTCACATGAAGATTTGTCGACGATGTGGCGCGCGTAACGCACCTACAGCTGTTAAATGTAGAAAATGTAGAAGCAAAAATTTACGCTGGAAGAAGCGGGAACTGGTTCGCTAAGCTTCTATTATGTTGTGTTCTTCGTCTTCGAAGGCGACAAGATCTTTCCATCCTCTTGTGATGCTGCCGATTCGGGTTATATTTGCTTTTATAATACCAAACCTGAAAGGGCTTTTCATTGTTCGCGCTAATTGTGCCAAGAGAAAGTCTGGGCGTTGTATGAAGAATTGGCGGTAGTGGTGGCGGATTAGGCACTTTATTTCCTTGTAGGGCACAGTGTCTGAATGAATGTTGGCGACGGCGACGCCCATCTCCCAGTGTTGCTCTTCCTGTTCCTCAGTTAGGTATCCTTTTGCTTTGAATTCGTCCCAGAGGGCCATGCCTGGGAATACGCCTAAAATGTTGTATTGGGGGATGTCGAGGGGGACTTCTTGTGCGAATTTGAGGGTGTTTTCTATCTCTTGTCTTGTTTCTGTTGGGGCGCCTACGATGAAGGAGCCAACGATTATGTCCATTCCAGCTTTTCTAGCCGTTTTCACGGCTGTTCTAGATTGTTGTGGGGTTATTTGTTTCTGGTAGTAGTCTAAGATTCTCTGAGTTGCGCTCTCTACGCCGAAGTAAATGATTTTGCAGCCTGCTTTCACCATCGACCGCATTGACTCGTAAGATGCGTGGTTTACTCTCCCTTCACAAATCCACTCAACATCTAGCTTTTCTTTGATGATTTTTTTACAGAGTTTAGTGATTCTTTTCTGGTTTATGGTGAAGCTGTCGTCTACGAAGAGAAATTGTCGGTATCCTTCGCTTGCTAGCAGTTGGAGTTCTTCAAAGGTTTTTTCAGCCGATCTTGGGCGCCATATACCGTGGACGATTTTTTGGCAGCCGCAGAATCTGCAGTGGTAGGGGCAGCCTCGTGAGGAGAGTAGTGTTGTGAATTTTTTTGGTGCTCCAATGGCGCCTACGAGAGTTGAGTGGTATTCCACGTTTAGGAGTGTGCGGTCGGGGATTGGTAGCTCGTCGATGTTTTTGATTAGGGGTCTGTCTGGTGTGGTGATGATTTTGTTTTTTTGTCTGAAGGTTATTCCTCTGACTTTTTTTAGGCTGCGTTTTTTCTCTATGGTTTTTACGAGTTCCTTGGTTGTTTCTTCTCCTTCGCCGCGGACGATTATGTCTGCTTGAGGGTATGTGGTGAGTATTTTTTTGT is part of the Candidatus Bathyarchaeota archaeon genome and harbors:
- a CDS encoding 50S ribosomal protein L40e, which gives rise to MPVTDLQKKAIAQRHRLHMKICRRCGARNAPTAVKCRKCRSKNLRWKKRELVR
- a CDS encoding cobalamin-dependent protein (Presence of a B(12) (cobalamin)-binding domain implies dependence on cobalamin itself, in one of its several forms, or in some unusual lineages, dependence on a cobalamin-like analog.), whose translation is MKFAFISPGANEELSLTEKSKVIGSWPPLGILYVATILRNEGVEVAVLDQAAVGYSIEQTARWVEKQDPDILGFSTLASSGKTAARIAQKAKQYNPDIKTVFGNYYATFNHKKILTTYPQADIIVRGEGEETTKELVKTIEKKRSLKKVRGITFRQKNKIITTPDRPLIKNIDELPIPDRTLLNVEYHSTLVGAIGAPKKFTTLLSSRGCPYHCRFCGCQKIVHGIWRPRSAEKTFEELQLLASEGYRQFLFVDDSFTINQKRITKLCKKIIKEKLDVEWICEGRVNHASYESMRSMVKAGCKIIYFGVESATQRILDYYQKQITPQQSRTAVKTARKAGMDIIVGSFIVGAPTETRQEIENTLKFAQEVPLDIPQYNILGVFPGMALWDEFKAKGYLTEEQEEQHWEMGVAVANIHSDTVPYKEIKCLIRHHYRQFFIQRPDFLLAQLARTMKSPFRFGIIKANITRIGSITRGWKDLVAFEDEEHNIIEA